In Bosea sp. Tri-49, a genomic segment contains:
- a CDS encoding DUF982 domain-containing protein, with the protein MNTEHFKRPVVILVGLGHPAAISSVMEAYMFLVDWPPSKRDPAHQFAIKACLAAMRGDVDAETVRGIFVTLAEKYDIMAPDAVAFTASYKEGPQGRA; encoded by the coding sequence ATGAACACGGAGCACTTTAAACGTCCAGTCGTCATTCTGGTCGGGCTAGGTCATCCAGCGGCAATCTCGTCGGTCATGGAGGCCTATATGTTTTTGGTCGACTGGCCGCCCAGCAAGCGCGACCCTGCCCATCAATTCGCAATAAAGGCTTGCCTCGCGGCCATGCGCGGTGACGTCGATGCGGAGACCGTCCGCGGCATCTTCGTAACGCTCGCCGAAAAGTATGACATCATGGCACCAGACGCTGTCGCGTTCACAGCATCTTACAAGGAAGGTCCGCAGGGACGCGCCTAA